The Colias croceus chromosome 23, ilColCroc2.1 genome window below encodes:
- the LOC123702425 gene encoding uncharacterized protein LOC123702425, translated as MPNFMPTIAVDIDSDMMYVEDHETEADDDSSAWLPIKNRVTELEVIPAQSSQNNVEQPSASSQEPASSTIATQHIRGSSKRKGHEEAETLDDVRKKIYKRELQHMEERFELEKKLLLEKHHKEIEILEIKKLIALKELNK; from the exons atgccaaatttcatgccaACAATCGCTGTGGATATTGATAGCGACATGATGT ATGTGGAAGACCATGAAACTGAAGCAGACGATGACAGTTCTGCTTGGCTTCCCATAAAAAACAGGGTGACAGAGCTGGAAGTTATCCCAGCACAGTCTAGCCAAAACAATGTCGAACAGCCATCGGCCTCAAGTCAAGAGCCTGCTTCCTCGACTATTGCAACACAACACATAAGAGGGTCAAGCAAAAGGAAAGGACATGAGGAAGCGGAAACTCTTGATgatgtaagaaaaaaaatttacaagaGGGAGCTCCAGCATATGGAAGAGAGATTTGAGTTGGAGAAGAAATTGTTATTAGAAAAACATCATAAGGAAATTGAAAtcctagaaataaaaaagcttATAGCACTAaaggaattaaataaataa